The proteins below come from a single Afipia felis ATCC 53690 genomic window:
- a CDS encoding DUF1365 domain-containing protein: MPKVRSALFAGSVMHHRLRPTQHRLRYRIFYLLLDLEEIDALASRLRLFSHNRFNLFSFHDRDHGEAATMPLRDRIERHLEEAGIESGGPIQLLAMPRILGYAFNPLSIYFCHRRDQSLSAIFYEVNNTFGQRHNYLIPVPSGIEGPIRQESRKSFYVSPFMTTDMVYSFSVVPPGTDLAVSVVGRDESGPLIIARLAAARQELTDASLARAFCVYPLLTFKVIAGIYWEALLIWLKGIRLHRRPLPPDQPVTVGRSASPEINHPEKKTANGL; encoded by the coding sequence ATGCCAAAGGTCCGATCAGCTCTTTTCGCTGGTTCTGTGATGCACCACAGGCTCCGGCCAACACAGCACCGCTTGCGCTACAGAATCTTCTATCTCCTGCTCGATCTCGAAGAAATCGATGCTCTGGCAAGCAGGCTTCGCTTGTTCTCGCATAACCGCTTCAACCTCTTTAGCTTCCACGATCGCGATCATGGCGAGGCTGCAACCATGCCGCTTCGCGACAGGATCGAGCGGCACCTGGAAGAAGCGGGCATCGAATCGGGCGGACCGATCCAACTGCTCGCCATGCCCCGCATCCTAGGATACGCCTTCAATCCGCTAAGCATCTATTTCTGTCACAGACGAGACCAATCACTTTCCGCGATCTTCTACGAGGTCAACAACACCTTCGGGCAGCGCCACAATTATCTCATTCCCGTGCCCTCCGGCATCGAGGGGCCTATCCGGCAAGAAAGCCGAAAGTCTTTTTATGTGTCGCCATTCATGACCACCGACATGGTCTATTCGTTTTCTGTCGTGCCTCCGGGAACGGATTTAGCGGTTTCAGTTGTCGGCCGCGACGAGAGCGGGCCGCTTATTATTGCCAGGCTGGCTGCCGCCCGACAGGAGTTGACGGACGCTTCACTTGCGCGCGCCTTTTGCGTTTATCCACTGCTGACATTCAAAGTCATCGCGGGAATCTACTGGGAAGCGTTGCTGATCTGGCTGAAGGGTATTCGCCTGCATCGTCGACCCTTGCCACCCGATCAGCCGGTCACCGTTGGGCGTAGCGCTAGTCCTGAGATCAATCATCCAGAAAAGAAAACAGCGAATGGCCTTTGA
- a CDS encoding SAM-dependent methyltransferase — protein sequence MAFDGKTRTLDGIGDRKESLVARVLRRMMAQIEFGHIMVVLPSGDRIEHSGAQAGPSATLVLRRWRAIRRLLSQGDLGFAEAYIEGDWSSPDLAAFLELAARNIAVLDRKMSGFWPVRMFNRARHLRHANSKAGSRRNISFHYDLGNDFYQCWLDRSMTYSSALYAHPNQTLEDAQEAKLSQIEKLLDLRGGEEILEIGCGWGALAVRLARAGARVTGITLSSEQLALSRQRVEQEALVGRVALELTDYRDIEGSYDRIVSIEMLEAVGEAYWPIYFKTLHDRLNVGGIAVLQVITIDETRFEAYRGSADFIQRHIFPGGMLPTKAIIIEQGGQAGLKLVSTQSFGQSYAATLAEWRKRFLASWPSITEMGFPERFRRLWDYYLCYCEAGFRAATIDVDFYVLAKR from the coding sequence ATGGCCTTTGACGGCAAAACGAGAACACTCGACGGGATTGGGGACCGCAAGGAAAGCTTGGTCGCCCGCGTCTTGCGCCGAATGATGGCCCAGATCGAGTTCGGCCATATCATGGTTGTGCTGCCCTCCGGTGATCGTATCGAGCATTCTGGTGCGCAGGCGGGACCTTCTGCAACGCTTGTTCTCCGTCGCTGGCGTGCGATCCGGCGCCTCCTCAGCCAGGGAGATCTGGGCTTTGCAGAAGCCTATATCGAGGGCGACTGGTCGAGTCCCGATCTTGCCGCATTCCTGGAATTGGCGGCGCGAAACATCGCCGTGCTCGATCGCAAGATGTCTGGTTTCTGGCCTGTCCGCATGTTTAATCGCGCGCGGCATTTGCGGCACGCGAACAGTAAAGCGGGTAGCCGCAGGAATATCTCGTTTCACTACGATCTCGGCAATGATTTTTACCAGTGCTGGCTCGATCGGAGCATGACGTACTCCTCTGCGCTCTATGCGCATCCAAACCAGACGCTTGAAGACGCTCAGGAAGCCAAGCTGTCACAAATCGAAAAACTCCTGGACCTCCGCGGTGGCGAGGAGATCCTGGAAATTGGCTGCGGCTGGGGCGCGTTGGCCGTGAGATTGGCCCGCGCAGGGGCTCGCGTTACCGGTATCACCCTGTCGTCGGAGCAACTGGCACTCTCTCGACAGCGCGTGGAACAGGAAGCGTTGGTCGGCAGAGTTGCTTTGGAATTGACCGACTATCGCGACATCGAAGGCTCTTATGACAGGATCGTATCGATCGAGATGCTGGAGGCAGTCGGCGAGGCGTACTGGCCGATTTATTTCAAAACCCTGCATGATCGCCTGAACGTCGGCGGCATAGCGGTCCTGCAAGTGATCACGATCGACGAGACTCGTTTCGAGGCCTACCGTGGGTCCGCCGATTTTATTCAGCGTCATATCTTCCCAGGCGGGATGCTTCCAACGAAAGCGATCATTATCGAACAAGGTGGGCAGGCCGGGCTCAAGCTCGTTTCGACACAAAGTTTCGGCCAGAGCTATGCCGCGACACTAGCCGAGTGGCGCAAACGTTTCTTGGCGTCATGGCCCAGCATCACCGAAATGGGGTTTCCGGAGCGCTTTCGCCGGCTCTGGGACTATTACCTATGTTATTGCGAGGCAGGCTTCAGGGCCGCAACTATCGATGTGGACTTCTATGTTCTCGCAAAAAGATGA
- a CDS encoding CIA30 family protein — protein MLPAPTIIDDLRGEPLVATIGSVWQLVTDQVMGGDSKGVIGREMVAGRAAIRVRGDVSLENNGGFVQAALDLSPTADVVDANGWDGIAIDVLGNGELYGVHLRTDYLAKPWQSYRQNFTAYADWRTVVLRFSAFAPYRTDIPLDKRRLLRIGLVAIGRAFRCDFAIGGLSYIRADIHD, from the coding sequence ATGTTGCCTGCGCCCACTATAATAGATGACCTCAGGGGGGAGCCTCTTGTGGCTACGATTGGCAGCGTCTGGCAACTTGTTACAGACCAGGTCATGGGTGGAGATTCCAAGGGAGTGATAGGTCGCGAGATGGTCGCCGGTCGGGCCGCCATCCGTGTGCGCGGAGACGTCAGCTTGGAAAATAATGGAGGATTTGTTCAAGCCGCGCTCGATCTCTCGCCGACAGCCGATGTTGTGGATGCAAATGGCTGGGACGGGATCGCGATCGACGTGTTAGGCAATGGCGAGCTCTACGGCGTTCACTTGAGGACGGACTATTTGGCAAAGCCGTGGCAGTCGTACCGTCAAAATTTCACGGCATATGCAGATTGGCGGACCGTCGTTTTGCGGTTCAGCGCCTTTGCTCCTTATCGCACCGATATTCCACTCGATAAACGTCGGTTGCTGCGTATCGGGCTGGTAGCCATAGGCCGAGCCTTTCGGTGCGATTTTGCTATCGGCGGATTGAGTTATATTCGCGCTGATATTCACGACTGA